The Coregonus clupeaformis isolate EN_2021a chromosome 20, ASM2061545v1, whole genome shotgun sequence genome contains a region encoding:
- the LOC121534168 gene encoding angiomotin-like 2a, with product MRTAEESSGTVLHRLIQEQLRYGNLTDTSTLLSIQQQALRGGSNSSGGGGGTGSPRSSLESLTQEESQFLHMSTRQDPQGQEHQGDYNHCESDSSVCRLYQLHRHGEELPTYEEAKAHSQYLASVEAQRGQPQLGLGLEVMDHQGGGEGQWDLKREHARSLSERLMQLSLERNGGSCGSRDSLPLSSTQSYPQLSNGHCGPVDHQGPESLQYPVQRGPPPDYPFLVRPPGYMLSHSQEINGLYYQEPPPPFNSQHRYEPAQAQMARHSVRSGPEVYMSHSSPSTAQMDLLRENERLRKELEGYSEKAARLQKLEVEIQRISEAYDTLMKGSAKRETLEKTMRNKLESEIKRLHDFNRDLRDRLNTATKQQVAKDVESDDQKQHVFAKLVEQNEQQQREVQRLRGSGEEWLRRREVLELALGSAQARNLALGEELGRKRAYVEKVERLQSALGQLQAVCEKREALELRLRTRLEQELKSLRAAQSHSTASGPGSPPSDLSSTVSVQLQLAEGEERILALEADVTRWEQKYLEESTMRQFAMDAAATAAAQRDASVIKRSPRHSPNSSFNDHLPSSRRHQEMENRIRALHSQLLEKDAVIRVLQQRSQREQIRLEQQALRPARSVPSVSTEANGSTSINGPVERPIWGKGKSLSDDQTAAAASPLSRPPHQHPRAPLALPLPHSKPQSRDCSSQCDGDIPAEEADLTVDPPSSSDTAADVVEILI from the exons ATGAGAACTGCCGAGGAGTCTTCTGGCACGGTCCTGCACCGTCTCATCCAGGAGCAGCTCCGTTACGGGAACCTCACAGACACCAGCACCCTCCTGTCCATCCAGCAGCAGGCCCTGCGTGGAGGCAGCAACAGCAGCGGAGGAGGAGGGGGTACCGGATCCCCCCGCTCCTCCCTGGAGAGCCTGACCCAGGAGGAGTCCCAGTTCCTCCACATGTCCACCAGACAGGATCCCCAGGGCCAGGAGCACCAGGGGGACTACAACCACTGTGAGAGTGACTCCTCCGTGTGTCGCCTCTACCAGCTCCACAGACACGGAGAGGAGCTGCCCACCTATGAGGAGGCCAAGGCCCACTCTCAGTACCTGGCCTCGGTAGAGGCTCAGCGGGGTCAGCCTCAGCTTGGTCTGGGTCTGGAGGTGATGGATcaccagggaggaggagagggccagTGGGACCTGAAACGGGAGCACGCCCGCTCCCTCAGTGAACGGCTTATGCAGCTCTCCCTGGAGAGGAATGGTGGATCATGTGGATCCAGAGACAGTCTGCCCCTCAGCTCCACTCAGAGTTACCCACAGCTTTCCAATGGCCACTGTGGGCCTGTTGACCACCAGGGACCAGAGTCTCTCCAGTACCCCGTTCAGAGGGGACCTCCCCCGGACTACCCCTTTCTGGTCAGGCCTCCTGGATACATGCTCAGCCACTCACAGGAGATAAACGGACTCTACTACCAGGAACCTCCTCCCCCATTCAACTCACAGCACAG GTATGAACCTGCCCAGGCCCAGATGGCTCGCCACAGTGTCCGCTCTGGTCCGGAGGTCTACATGAGCCACAGCAGCCCCAGTACCGCCCAGATGGACCTGCTGAGGGAGAATGAGAGACTGAGGAAAGAGCTGGAGGGCTACAGCGAGAAGGCCGCCAGACTtcagaag CTGGAAGTGGAGATCCAGAGGATATCTGAGGCCTACGACACCCTGATGAAGGGCTCAGCCAAGAGAGAGACCCTGGAGAAAACCATGAGGAACAAACTGGAGTCAGAGATCAAGAGACTACACGACTTCAACAGAGACCTCAGAG ATCGTCTGAACACAGCTACAAAACAGCAAGTAGCCAAGGATGTTGAATCCGACGACCAGAAGCAGCATGTCTTCGCCAAGCTCGTCGAACAAA atGAACAGCAGCAGCGGGAGGTGCAACGTCTGCGTGGTTCCGGGGAGGAGTGGCTCCGGCGCCGGGAGGTTCTGGAGCTGGCCCTGGGGTCGGCACAGGCCCGTAACCTGGCCCTGGGGGAGGAGCTGGGGAGGAAGAGGGCGTACGTAGAGAAGGTAGAGCGGCTGCAGAGTGCCCTGGGACAGCTACAGGCCGTCTGTGAGAAGAGAGAGGCCCTGGAACTGAGGCTGAGGACCAGGCTGGAGCAGGAGCTGAAGAGCCTCCGAGCAGCACAG TCTCACAGCACGGCTAGCGGCCCCGGCTCCCCGCCCTCTGATCTGAGCTCCACGGTGTCCGTACAGCTGCAGCTggctgaaggagaggagaggatcctgGCTCTGGAGGCCGACGTCACACGCTGGGAACAGAAGTACCTGGAGGAGAGCACCATGAGGCAGTTCGCTATGGACGCAGCCGCTACCGCTGCGGCTCAGAGAGACGCCAGCGTCATCAAACGCTCCCCTCGCCACTCACCCAACAGCAGCTTCAACGACCACCTGCCGTCCAGCCGCAGACATCAGGAGATGGAGAATAG AATCCGAGCGCTGCACTCCCAGCTCCTGGAGAAGGATGCAGTGATCAGGGTGTTACAGCAGCGTTCCCAACGGGAGCAGATCAGGCTAGAGCAGCAGGCCCTCCGCCCTGCCAGGTCCGTCCCCTCCGTCAGCACCGAGGCCAACGGCTCAACCTCCATCAACGGCCCAGTGGAGCGACCCATCTGGGGAAAAG GAAAGAGCCTCTCTGATGACCAGACGGCTGCTGCAGCGTCTCCTCTCTCCCGGCCCCCCCACCAACACCCCCGTGCCCCCCTGGCCCTGCCTCTCCCCCACTCCAAGCCCCAGAGCAGGGACTGCAGCAGCCAGTGTGATGGTGATATTCCAGCCGAAGAGGCTGACCTCACAGTGGATCCCCCCAGCAGTTCAGACACTGCAGCAGACGTGGTAGAAATCCTTATTTAA